In Haliaeetus albicilla chromosome 2, bHalAlb1.1, whole genome shotgun sequence, a single genomic region encodes these proteins:
- the MPLKIP gene encoding M-phase-specific PLK1-interacting protein: MYRQSFRPPTPPYAGGGFRSPPSGGGPVPPSPRGYGSPHHTPPYGHRPGPYGSGHSPRGHGFHGGGGRFGSPSPGGQTPRRPQSVSPRYPAPYGGKSPAGAALHPQQHKRSPGGFQRHYQGSPRTSTPFGTAHGREKRVSNDVENYYRPSMLEDPWAGLEPVSVTDINQQYSSEQTTYTGKKGRYFS; this comes from the exons ATGTACCGGCAGAGCTTCCGCCCCCCGACGCCTCCGTACGCGGGCGGCGGCTTCcggagccctccctccggcgGGGGCCCCGTGCCACCCTCCCCGCGGGGCTACGGGAGCCCCCACCACACGCCGCCCTACGGCCACCGGCCTGGGCCTTACGGCAGCGGCCACTCGCCCCGAGGCCACGGTTTccacggcggcggcgggcggttCGGGAGCCCGTCGCCGGGGGGGCAGACCCCGCGCAGGCCGCAGAGCGTCAGCCCCCGGTACCCGGCTCCCTACGGCGGCAAATCCCCGGCTGGAGCTGCCCTGCACCCGCAGCAGCACAAGCGCTCGCCCGGGGGCTTCCAGAGGCACTACCAG GGATCACCCAGGACATCTACTCCATTTGGTACAGCGCatggcagagagaaaagagtgTCTAATGATGTGGAAAACTATTACAGACCTTCAATGCTTGAGGACCCATGGGCTGGCCTAGAGCCAGTTTCTGTTACAGACATAAACCAACAATACAGCAGTGAGCAAACAACATATACTGGTAAAAAAGGGAGGTATTTCAGCTAA